Within Vigna unguiculata cultivar IT97K-499-35 chromosome 2, ASM411807v1, whole genome shotgun sequence, the genomic segment TGGGGTTGATCTGACCAATATTTTGAACATTATCTAGTTCTTTCCATCTCTTCTTTGATCTTTAAAAGATTGCTTGAGTTGACTGGATAAAAAAAGTTGTAACTTTGGACTTTACCTGGTATGTTATTTGTGTAATTTGGGAAATTATTAATTCACTTGAATTGTCCTTGATTCATTTCACTTCGGTAATGTTAAATAGGTTGTGCTTCTAGTTCTTGATGTTCATGCATGCATTGCAAGGGATCCCCTCCACTTCCGGCAGCTTGTTGCTTTTCTAGTGCACAGTTTCCAACTAGATAATTCTCTTTTGGAGAAGTAAgctattttcttttatcctatgaattatagttataatttcttaaaatatgttCTTACTACTAATATCCACTTTTTCattcattaaattttgtaattttatattataaattccaGGCGTGGTGCTTTGATAATTCGTCGCCTTTGTGTTCTTTTGAATGCTGAGAGAGTATACCGGGAACTTTCTGCAATATTAGAAGGAGAATCTGATTTGGACTTTGCATCAATTATGGTTCAGGTTTGTGACTTTTCCAAGTGCTAAACACTGCCTGCAgtgtattttctttgtttttattgggaaatttgtttggttttatGCAGTCTTACACATCTCACTGATGGAAAATGTGGATTTACTGAGCGTTCATGCTTAATAGACAATATACTTAATTTGATCCTCCAAAGTTGTCTATGTCACCATAGTAAACCTTCAACAAGTCATATTAGTTTCTAAAAGGATTTTGTTGGTTGCAAAATTAGTCCCTAAAACTTAAAGTTGTTACTAAATCCCtcagatatttttttaatcctgCTTTAATCATCCATAAAGACTGATGTGGTGACGTTTTAGTTTTTTCCTTTAATCTGTCATTAGATTACACCTTCAAATATTCTTGTTTTGAACCACTAGTCCTCCATAGTGACCAATATGATGACATTTTAGATATCATGGGATTAGTTGGGTGACAGATTAAACCTTTGAAGCTCTAAATTGACAAGATCTTTTGAGGTCtaatattttggtaattttgattttgagtgACTACTGAccgaaattttaaaaaaaccatATGGTGACTCATAACTTTGGAGTACTAAATTGATggatttaactttttaaaacaaCATTGTTCTGTAATGGAATTTTAATCTTGAGATTTCAAAGATCAAAGCTTATGCTATTTGGtaggaaaatgtttttttttttttttccaaaaatgtGCAATGTAGGCTTCAATCTATTTTATGGAATTGAAATTAATAACTTCCTGGATGGTGTTGGGATGACCAGGTTTTGGATACtattttcaatattatattttgttgcttgtttctttttttgttccattgtatttctttttccttttctttagtCTGAAGGTACACTGTCCCATGTAATGAAGCAGTATTCATCTGCATTTATTTTTCCCCTTTCTAAAATATTTCAGGCTTTGAATTTGATCTTACTTACATCATCAGAATTATCTGAGATTCGAGATCTTTTGAAGCAATCACTTGTAACTCCTTCCGGGAAGGACCTATATGATTCTTTGTATGCCTCTTGGTGTCATTCTCCAATGGCAATTATAAGTCTATGCTTTTTAGCTCAGGTAGGTCTCTCTAATGAGATTCTGATTATATGTTGCCTCTccaagtttctttctttctctagCAAGTGCACAAGTGCCTCACACACTCATTGTAAACAGTTTCTTTTTGTTGATAGTATACAacattttagtaaaataaaagttgTCTTCCTGACAGACTTACCAACATGCCAGTACTGTGATTCAGTCACTGGTGGAGGAGGATATTAATGTCAAACTATTGGTCCAACTGGATAAATTGATCCGCTTGATGGAAACTCCAATCTTTGCGTATCTTCGATTGCAGGTGCATAATTAAAACATGTTTCGTGtattttgtatcttttaattcttggaataacatatattttactTAATCTGGTAAAATATGATAGATATCTAATAGAAACAGAGAAAAGTTTCAGATAGAGGAGGAGAGAATGCAGACATAGGATCAATTGTTCATCACATTGGTAAACTGAGAGTACAAGTATCAGTTACAGAGTATAACATAACAGACAGAACAACTGGCTGACAAACTGAACAACTGACTAAACTTATCTAAAGGATAAATTCTATATCTCTAATAACATGGAGTTGTTGAATGGtggattatgtttattattatttttttcgttaaaatataaacaattatgtTATTCCAATACCTGATAGTTTTTCTTTAGGTTTCATTTATCTTACGACACTCCAAATACTAAATGGTTTTTGTTTGTATCAAACCTCCTGTTGGCATTTATCATCCAAAATATTACATCTGATGCggtaagtttttgtttttaacttgAAAGGTGAAAGTTAACATATTATTAGGATGAGTTCTCTAATAGGCAGTACTCATAATTTATCTCACACTGTTTATCATGTATGTTGAGCATTCAGTATAAAATACAGTGATTGTAACTCCTAAATATTATGGGTTGCATACCAAAGGGTGCATACTCAAAAAGAGCCTTGCTGTTTTatgtatcaaattttaattacagaTCCCATTTTTGGAGTTGATTTACCATGCTGTACCCCACTCTAATAACTTATCACAATGGCAATTGTAACGTTGTCCATATAGCACTTTTTGTGATGTGGAACCCTTTGACTGAGTGTTTGGTTCCCCTTTAAGGGAAGGAAAAATGTAATACATCAGTTTTGTAATTTGAAAGCCTGGTTGTTTCTATAAACATAAAATCATATATAGGAATTTTTAATATGGTTCTCAATCCCTTTGAAGTGTCCTTTATTGACACAGGCACCTTATACTATTCATGTGCTCTTCCTCGTGTAAGAGTTTTCCATTTCCTCCATGTTTGATATGATTAATTTTCTCTTGCATGAGATTCTGGTAAGGgataattatgtttaaatggTTTCTCTAATGCTCTGACGTCATTGTTTTTGCAGCTTCTTGAACCTGGAAGATATATGTGGTTATTCAAGGCATTGTATGGTCTTCTGATGTTGCTTCCTCAGGTATCTGCAACATTTCTTTTACCTGTTGAGAAGTTGTAGTTTCCTTGTAATAGGATGTATTAAAATATCCTTCTAAACATAGTATCTTGGATGATCCAAAAAGATACTGTAATTTTTTGCTTATTTCGGTCTCTTTTTTTCCAATAATAGGGATTTTGTTCCTTGGTAATAGGAtgactgaaaaaaaatgtaattctaGTGATGTAAATTAATAACGACAGTATCTTTTTTCAACTTGGTAGCAAAGCTCTCGATCTTGGAGAGCTTTATTATATCCTGGATGTTGGTTGGATTGAAACGTAATCTTTTGGACACTTGAATATGTTTagtaattacattttaattggGAAAGAAGATTTGCACTTTGTGGTTTCAGTTTGCAAAAAATGAGACTTTTTAAGATGGGCTATATGAGCAGACTGTTTCAGTGCAGATTTGTTTTCTGCGTATGGACTTAAATGAATGGGACGGCCTGTGCGCCTACTTCTACTCCCAGTGTATGTGCCTACTTCTTGCGAGACCCACTTGCCATTGAACACATTGGTAGGGTTGTCAGACACCATCTATTCCATTCAAAGGGATGGTGTCAAGTAGTTCAGTTCCATTCTGTCCTGGATCTACAACTTTTGCGACTTTGTTTTGAGTTGTGTTTTTGGGTATGCTATGGTTTTCAGTTATGGTTGACTGTTGCGTCCTAATGGTTTTATCTATGTGGTGGGTCCATATGTTTGTAATTATCTATGATGGAGCAAAGgctaatacattaaaaaaattcttaaaggACGTTTGAGGTTTGATCATATTGATGGAGGGGGTTCTTTCCTAAATCACCCAAGGGGTGGGACAGTGAAGATTCAACCATAATGACCTGGGTGTGGCATTCTTTGGTTTTGAAAATAAGCAATAACTAAATGTTTTATCCTTTTGCGCAAAGAGAAGTGGGATTGAGTGCAACCTTCGTTTTTGTTAGATATAATGAGCTTACGCccatttctttgtttttcttatttataaatgcATAACCCTATGTGCTTTACACACATTAGAGATTTGGCCTATGCCCCTCtcttattttaacatttttgaaaaaagGATTTTGCTGCATGCTAGAAGGAATTTTCGTAGAACACAAGGTACTGGATAGGAATTTTGGTATTACGGGGTGTCTAAGTGTCACATTGAGTAGTATGAGATACTTGCTGGAGTATTTAAGTGGTTGGTTTTCCTCTCTTAATTGCTAGCCTTTGAGGGTGGGCCTAAGTGCTTGGTATTTATTTGTCTCTGCCTATCAAAGTACCATGGAATCCTTAATGGATTATGATGGCCATTGTGCATGTTGAGGTTGTGGAAAGAGGAAAATTCTGTAAATTCCTCCTTGGCCTAAACTCAATCCTATTTGGGTATTACCATCCTAGGGAAGGAGAAGCTTCCCTCTCTACTTGAAGTGTCAAATATTATTCATGGTTGGTGGAGGAAGCTCCAACATAGGTTCAAAGGAAGAGATACTACTTAGTGTTAGCTTTTTGAAGAGATCGACCTTTGAAGAAAAGTAACTTGTAAAATTGGGAGTGACATCCTCCAAAGAAGGCATATCAGCCAAGGAATTAGACTCTACTGACACACCACCAGTAGAAATATCCAAATTCTTGACAAGAGAAGATCTATTCAAAACACAAGTATTATCTTGATTAATCACCACTACCATTGGCTCAGGATGTAACTGAGCAAGAGGTAGTACTACAATAGGCTCAACCATAGGCTCGATTATAGGCAACACCAAAAGTTCCACCATAGGCTCCACCACAAACTTCACAGGCTGAACTAGAGAGCCTTTAGTCCCACCTTATGCACAACCATCTTAGGATGATATtgttgctttatttttatgcCAACTGTTTTCTCCCTACCAAAAATAACATTGGCATCTTGTCGTAACTGTCTAGAATTAGATAGATCATGACCAATCATTTTACAATTTGTATAAAATAGAGGCAATTTCTCAAATTCCACATCAGCAATAAATTCAAATCCCGTCCTTTCCTTTGATTAGGAAATCAAATAGCAAATTAACATCAACCAAGGCACGTGTAAAGAAATCTTGAAATTTATTCATGGTATAATCATCAAAAGATAAATATGTATCAATCCCGCGTGTTATTGAGAAAATCGCTTTCGATTGCCAATATTCCAAAGATTGAGTTTTCGTGAGTTTGATAGAATCCAAGATAAAATCTTTTGTCTAAGCAAAAACATGACGAATGTCAGGAGATAAATTTGAAGTTCCAATAGCTGAAACCCTTTTCATGTCttttcaaagaagaaaaagcaaATTCACAAACCCCTTTGGCAGATGGAATTGCCTTCCATTGACCCAAATGCTTCCAAGTGACTTTAAGTTTTTTACATAGTTCCAAATGTGTACGGTTTATCCCCTTTTGCTAACAAAATACACCCATGCAAATGATTTTTGCACTCCTCCAGGCCAACAAGATAAACCTTTTTGGCAATTTGTACAAAGGTCTTATTTCCCTTTATATAAGGAGAAGGTAATTGTGACAAAGAAGTATCACACGTATTATTAAGGATCTAGGCAAAATACGTTTTTGTGCCCACACATTTGAAGAGGATTTAGGGGAAAATAATTTTCCCTGATTTGGACCCTGTAACCAATCCCAAGGTATACTCGAAGAAGAAGCTAGACCTACACCTCACCATGCAACATACCTCCCTCCGATGAGCCACCCCCACCAACCGTTAAACCAACTGTCTTTGAATCCAAATTGCTCCAGCCACAAAATCCTGCAAAGCCAACTTGCACACCACTTCTGTCCAGCCAACACATTGCTTCTAGCACACAAGAAAGCACCGCACCAACCCCTTTCCAACAATAATCTGAAATGTAAATATGTTTTCAGCCACGTGAGTAGAAAAGCACCTGCCACGATCCAACCAACAACACGTCCAACACAACGACCACAAGCGCAACAACTGCTACTCCGCAACCAACAATCCTTGCATTGTTCCTATCAACAACAAATAGGAGACGAAGGCCAGAACCACTAGCGCATCCAATAAACAAGCCATAAATCGTTGCAAGCACAAAAGTATCTGCATCTGGGCCATGTGGTAAATTGTCAAGCACTCAAACAACCCAATCAGGTGAAAACGTTGAAACCACAAATGCCAACAATGTACATGCACCTAGCTCACTCATGAATCAATTAGATGACTAGTCACAAGTAAACAGGAGATACCAATCCACCAAGCATCACCACAAGAGATCACCATTGCTAGAGAAAGAGAAACCCTAACACTTCATTGTGAACTTCAATTCTAAATTTTTCCACCTTAGACTCATAcgttatatattcatatattttgctCTTAGTGCCTTGAGCGTCGGAAAATCTTCTACAGGTGGCCCTCCCACTTGTTCGATTCATGATCAACCATTTCATGTCATCCTTGGAGGACCCACGCTTTTTTCCGTGTTCACGTGGTTGTTGGCGGGATCAACACATGGCTTTTGTTTGGAACAACATTTTCATATAGGTTTCACGCATTGGGAGTGCTTTCATCATGTGGAGCGCAACATGCTGGGTGCTACCTGGGGCATTTGGTTTTGCAGCACGTGGATTACAGGATTCAAGTATAGAATTGAGGTTTCACATGTGGATCTTTGATTACGTGGAGAGGTGCTTATTGGGTGTTGTGTGGAGTGTTAGTATGTGGGTTCTTGCATGAGCGATTGTTTAAAGTGCAGATCTGAGTCACGTGCTGATTCTTGGAGCAGGAGCATAACACAGTGCAGATCTTCTTGCTGCAGCAGATTGGCATTACAGTGCAGGTAGTTTCATGCGGTCCTGGTTTGGAGATATGACTGTTCGTGTATGGGTTGCTGGTTGGAGGAAGGGGAAGCTGCCTCTGGCATAGCATATGTATGACTTCTTTAGCCTATCAAATGCCTTGGGGGTTGCTTACACGATCAAGATAAGGGAAAACAATCTATGCCCTAAATCCTCTTCAAATGTGTGGGCACAAAAATATACCTTTGCCTAGGTCTTTAATAATGCGTGTAATATTACTTTTCTCTAATTGCTTTCTCCTTTTATAGAGGGAGATATGGTTTCTGTGTAGATTGCTGAGGTAGTTTATCTTGTTGTTTTGGAGCAATGTAAAAGTCATTTGAATGGGTGCAATTTATTGACAAAAGGAGATAAACCTTACACATATGGATCCTCGTAAAAAACTTGATGTGACTTATAAACATTTGGGTCAATGGAAGGCTATTCTGTTTGGTGGTAAAGGTTTCTATGAATTTGCTTTTTAAGACATGTGCATGGTTTTGACTGTTGGAACTTGGAATTTATCTCTTTGTATTATTCGTGTTTTTGCTTGGACAAGagattttttcccattttccaTGAAACTCACGAAAACTCAATGTTGGATTCGTATTCTTGTCCTTCCTTTGGAGTATTGGCAGTCGAAAGCGATTTTTGCGATTTTTTCAGTAGCACGTGACATTGATACACGTTTATCTTTAGATGATTATACCAAGAATAAGTCTTAAGGTTTCtttgcatgtgttttggttgATGTTGATTTGTTTTATGATTTGCCTAATCAAATTGTGGAAAGGTCAACATTTGCTTTTATTGTTGATGTGGAGTATGAAAAATTGCCTCTATTTTGTTCAAATTGTAAAATGATTGGTCGTGATCTATCTAATTATGGACGGTTAGAACAAGATGTGAATGTTATCACTGGTGCGGAGAAAACAGTTGGCGTAAAAATACAATATCATTATCGTCCTAAGGTGATGGTGCACACGATGGGACTAAGACTCTCTAGCTTAGCCTAAGGTGGAGCCTGTGCCTATGGGGGAACCTATGGGGAAACTTGTGGTGGAGCCTTTGGTTCCACCTTTTATGGTGGAAGGTGGAACCTGTTGTGGTACAGTCTATTGTTCAATCGCAGCATGAGCCAGTGGtgattaattatgataatatttgtgtTATGATGGATGTTCTGCAAGACCCAGGAAATTTGTGTGCTTTGGTTTAGTGTGAGTTGAAAAGGTTAGATGCAAGGAAGCCTTAGAATGTATGATTTTTGGAGCTGGATTGGAGGCTAAAAAAGGGCTTTAGACGACCCCTTGTAGCTCATAGACGAGTCTCAACCCCATGCATCTAGCAGAGAGTATCTAGCCTATTAGATGAGTGTCTACTAGACAAGTGGTCTATTATTGTGTGCTACAAGcctatcctaatcatgtttgtTGGCTTATTGTGTCATCTGCTATTGGGTCCTCCCATAGACCCACACTTGAGATGTTTAGTCTTTGTCATGAGGGGGCATGTTGGAAATTCTACACCGACTAGAGATATGATCAAATAATGATATATAGGTGGTTGCAAATCTCACCTTAACAAATcggttttgtgaggttgagttaggccTTAAATTCTACTTTCTTAAGACATATGTCGGTTAATCGCAGCTAGGAAATGTTTTTGGCAGAAAATTTTGTGACTTGGAGGAGTGCAAAAGATAATCACTTGATCTTGTGTAGAAGTTGATCTTGTGTAGAAGTTGGGTTTCAACCTATGGCATAAGACGTGAAAGGCTGTGGATGGGGATCATTCTTGGTGATCTCAATTAAATTTGAGATCCCTGTTAAGTTATTTTGTGATGACAAGTCAGTCATTGCACACAATCTAGTTCAACATAATGCAGCAAAACACGTAACATTGAACACTTCATTAGAAAGAAGCTAGACAAGTGGTCTTTTATTGTTAAAAGTCATGTTCCTGTCAGATTCCAAGTGATTGATATTCGACTAAGGGGCTTCCTACTGTTATATTCCAGGAACTTATAGACAATCTGAGAGGTATTGGAATAAACTTAAATGGGCTGTTTTATGGGTAATAAGTTGAGTTTTATTGTCATTAGtgtgttatgtttttgtaatAATTGTGTCTTGATAGCATAGATTAAAGCTTGGAGATGAAAAGGCAATCTGGAGTCTATATATTGTAATGATGTTTTCATGGATAATACACAAGACGTGAATCAGAATTACTCACTTAGAAACTTGTTGTCAACAAGAGGGATTGATATTCATTAACCAACTTGAGAGTGTCCTTAATGCTAAAATATCAGAGGAGATTGAAGATATTGTACTTTATTTCCTTCTTTTCAAATTTCCCCATTCCATATTTTAATGTCTGAGaaaatgtaaattaatattGGTAGTATCTTTCGAGAATTTCTCAACATTGTGTCAGCAACATTTTTTCATCGAGATGTTTGTCTGGTCGGTAAGAATTGTGATTTTTGTGATGACTACTATTGTTGATGATATCGTATTGTCTCTTAGAGTAGATGATTTTCGTGAGTACATGCTTTgatgtttatatattaactcTTTCAATACTATTATGCAGCAAAGTGCCGCCTTTAAGATACTAAAAACTCGTTTAAAAGCTGTGCCTTCTTATTCAAATAGTGGTGAGCAATGGAAGAGAACACCTTCTGGGGATCTCTACCAATTTCATAACGTGCCTGATGGATCTCAAACCATTGAGGATGGTGTTATAGCCGAAGATGGTGGGAGCTCACGTAATGGAATAAATTTTGCTGCAAGACTACAACAATTTCAGCAAATGCAGCACCAGCATCGGGTGCTTGCCAAAACACAGGCAAAGTCACGCAATATTTCCAGTTCATCGACAAAGGTTGCTGACCTCTTCATTCTGCATGTTGATTTTGCTCTTTTTGTTTTCGTGTTTCACGTAAGTTATTGTGTAAAAATTCATAGAAGAAAGAGAATATTTGAAATGGAGGGGAAGAGGAGATGGTGCCTGATTTATAATCTCTTGACGTAGTATATTTTCCTTGGTGTATCATGTTTGTCATTATTTGAGCTGTTATGCAGGAACcaaaaagagaggaagaacCAATAAAACCCCAGTCTGTTGAACGTAATGTTACTCCTTCAAGATCATCTAAGAGAGGTCTAGGGAAGCTAcgcttataattttaatattttgcttCTGCTCATTTAGTCTTGTCTAGAGAGTATGTGAACTTTGAAGGGGTTCGGGGTTCGGTTATGATCTGTAAAATTGTAAATCATAGTAAAACTGTTATAGAAGCTGGGATGGGTGTTTATGATTCAAGATAAGCCTGGGCTTTTCCTTGGCCATTCTTTTGACTTTTGTACAACGTGATACCCGCATggttctgttattttttttaattataaccatGTGGGCTAGAGGTAGAtaatttatatagtaaaatatctTGTCTACCTCCATTTCAAACATAATAAGGAATTAGCTACTTTCTTTAAGAAACTGCACAATTAGGTAAAGTGTACTGCAACAGTTGTATATAGTCAGTCATATacttttgtttaatttcatGACATCAAGTCTGTGATCTGGGTGAACAAATACAATTTTGTACTCGAAACTCTTAGCAACAGGaagttttaagtttaattaaattttataaaattgattcatgagataaaatttgtatttattatactataatttgattttttatagcTGCAGTAGGAAAGATGTAATTAAACCATGACTTTTATAGCAATTCTTTAGGTAAATTCATTGCCTAACGTTTTTATGAATTTCCTCTTTGCTTTAAGTAACTCTAATTTTTACCTATATTGATTTGGCTTTAAAGTAATTCATTCCCCAACAATTGAAGTGGGACACATGTAAAAGCATTTTCTCTATCATCCAACTTGCATGATTGTTTAGATGATGACTGTTCACTGATTTACTTTCGGCGGTGACTTGACTTTTTGAGCTGGCCTGAGTATAGCAACAAATATGACGAATAAATAGTGTTTGGGTCCTAAGTTATGtcatctttttaataataatagtcaTGCAAAAAGGTTAACGTAATGGTTAAATATTGGATTTCGATTTGAAGTGACTCATCCGCAAATTTTCTATATCCGGTTTCCtctttaaagaataattaattacaattttagtTCCACTTTTAGGCTTATATTTGATTTGTCCAAAGCAATTTCGAGCCAACCTAATGtctgtttttcattttaatttgccCCTTCTAACTTTTATTCTAACTTGAGGGGTTTATGGACTTgggatataaaataatttgaaagtttATAAGCTAGATATTTAGTacaaatttgatataattacgAGGATTTTGTAGAATGGAAATCAAGGTTTAAAGAGGAATGTAATTTAGTatccaatttttgtaaaacttgaCTTTTGGTTAGTAAATTTCTACTTTAAGTTGAAATATGAAGAATGCCATTTTAAAAGTTGTGCATCCCCAAAGTGTCCTTATATCTGGATGACATCATTTTAAGACAGAATAACCAGATTAAGGTTCTAGACAACTTTCTTTCCCTATCAACTTCACAGCAGAGAAACGTCACACAATTATGCATAATGCGTCATAAGTCAACGAATTAGAGTCTAACACAAACCAAATTATGGAGCAGAACCATGATAAAAAATCCAGAGCTGGATATAATAAGCCTTAAACAGGACTtgctttctatatttttatttccatGTACATAAATCTACACCGGACTTCTGATAATCAGTCTCATGTATTAGCATATCCAACCAATTTTCTTGTGTAAGGCTTACTAGCTGAATCCTAGTGAGTTAACATTTCACTTTCCACATGGGTGGAAGGATATCAACTAAGTTATCAAACTCACTCACAGAGCATATATCTTCTCATGATCAGAATCATAATCCTCTGCATCTGATATGTTCACTGAGTAAGACCATGAGAAAGATTTGCTTCCACTTGGTCTCTTGACTAGTCTCTGAGAATCACCACGGAGTCCAAAACGTCGCCTAAAAACAAAGTAGCACAAATACGCTAGAGTGCCAAGTAGAATTGGTGCTCCCAAAAGGGTGACACTAATAGCCAACCATGTTTCATCTCCAACCACCACAAAGCATATAGCAAGAAATGCCCCACAAGTGCAAGCACATGCAGCCCACATTAGCTTATTAATCACGGACACAACCTGCCTTTGAGCCCTTGTGTCCCAAGCCACCAAAGTGATTTGAACAACAACAACTGCAAGAGAAATGAAAAGAGCTGTTGCATTCAAAAGGCAGAAAGCACTGAAGGCAACATCATGGGCTATGTTTGCCTCTCCTGCCTCCGGTTGCTTCTTTCGGTATTGACCGGGTAAGCTGAATAAGGCCATGAATGCTATTGAGCCAAAGAGGACAGATACTACTGTGACAGAATTGATGGTGTTCTGAACTGCCTCTCTATGAATTTTCTTCAATTCCTTGGCAATACCGGAAACTCGTCTGCGAGTCTTTTCATTCTGTATAAGCTGTGATTGCACCTCATGTTTGATATCACTCACAGCTCTTTTTAGTTCCATGGCTTCATTCACTTTCCCAATATGCCTCGCATGCTTGGCACCACATTCGGTAAGGGCCTCCTTGATTTCCAAAGCTGAATCTCCATATGGCAGTTTATCTGCCAAATCCAAGGCTGTTTCCTTCTGATTATTGATGGCATTGACATCTATAGCTGTGTAGGTTAACAAAAAGCTCACAATCTGAAATAATAACAACCATGTGTCAGTGGAGACAGCACAAATTCATTGCAAGAGATGCAGGGTGCAACTTTGAGAGGAAAAACAACTGTACATGTATTTTGCCTATTATACCAGGATGTAAAGTACTAGAGCAAATGAATCTCATTTTGTATAACATGAACTGCGTGTTTGGTTTTGTGTTATGTACACACAGTtgtcaaatacaaataaatgaTGTAGAAGCTACAGATTTCTGTTTGAGTTGGGTCCAAAAGCCTTGAACACTGAACAAAACATGCACAAAAACAATATGGAGATAGACCAACGGTTAAGGTTGCCTAGGCCATTCCTGAAAATCCAAGATTGGCCGCGTGGTGCTATTTTGTTGTTACTGTTTTACTAGCATGCAACATCACAGGGTTAAA encodes:
- the LOC114173768 gene encoding ankyrin repeat-containing protein At2g01680-like, encoding MDSKAMTFITHQSIFNSVRCGDLEGLKEQMKNCTGEGSSEGVISEVMSMQNDAGGTLLYIAAEIGHREVFSFLLRLCDLEVLKIRANSDMNAFHVAAKRGHLDIVKDILSTWPEACNICNSSNSSALYFAAVQDHLDVVNAILDVDVSSMMIVRKNGKTALHNAARYGILRIVNALIARDSRIICIKDKKGQTALHMAVKGQSTSVVEEILQADLTILNERDKKGNTALHMATRKARSQIVSFLLTYTAIDVNAINNQKETALDLADKLPYGDSALEIKEALTECGAKHARHIGKVNEAMELKRAVSDIKHEVQSQLIQNEKTRRRVSGIAKELKKIHREAVQNTINSVTVVSVLFGSIAFMALFSLPGQYRKKQPEAGEANIAHDVAFSAFCLLNATALFISLAVVVVQITLVAWDTRAQRQVVSVINKLMWAACACTCGAFLAICFVVVGDETWLAISVTLLGAPILLGTLAYLCYFVFRRRFGLRGDSQRLVKRPSGSKSFSWSYSVNISDAEDYDSDHEKIYAL